Genomic window (Oryza sativa Japonica Group chromosome 3, ASM3414082v1):
AATTGTTGGAAGAAGGGGAAGGTaagagtaagaaaaaaaattgtgaatgcGTCGTGACTTGTTCATGAGGAATGGAGAAAAATGACACATAAatgctacttcctccatttcacaatgtaagtcattataacatttctcacattcatattgatggtaatgaatctagataggtatatatgtctagattcattaccatcaatatgaatgtaggaaatgctagaatgacttatattgtgaaacggagggagtaagtaaaACAAGCATGTGAGTTTGCACCGACAGACACAAAAACACACCGGTGGCACAACACTTTGATGGTGACATCTACATGATGTTAGTGCATTTCCCCATTTATCATCTGGGTAAGGAACCATTAAAGTCAGCGAGCAGCAGGTCGAGTACAATCCGACAAGTCGTGGTACAGCTAACATGTAGTATTGATTGCAGGTAAGGCATAATGGGTCTTTACCTGCTCCCATAGCTTGCGTCATGTTGGTGCTGTACGTATCGGATTTCTCCGTGCCCGCCTCCACTGCGCCACTCTCGGCGCTAGAAGTAGACGCCCCGGATGCCTGGAATGTTTACAGGACAAGGTTTACACAATGGGGTGAAACATGCAGGCTGCACTGCAGCGGATTCTATCATATGATAATTATTATTGTCGGGGATTTGACGAGTTAACTGCCTCTAATCTCGGGTAGATCAATTCATATGCAGGTGAAGGGAATGCTTACGGTTTTGACAGTGTTTGATCGGCGACTCCCGCCACGAACCATCGTCTAGTCATCATGGACATCAAAAAGAGGAACAAATAAGGGAGCCGATCCATCAATAATAGGGGAAAAAACAAGGACGtgaatggaatggaatggaagaGGGGTCACCAGATTGAGCGGCGAGGGCCGCCTCATGGACCTGGATCCCACGATTGGAGGCTCCCTGGGCGAAAACGAGGAAATCCAGCAGTGACGAACAGGCGAAACAAGTGTCGAATCGAATCGaagcggggaggaggaggaggcgccggggCCTCGGCCACCGCACTCACTTACTTGAGCAGGTTCTGGAGGCAGTTCATGGCTTCCCTCCCGTGCCCTGCCCGCGCGGGCGCGACGGCGAGCGAGGACGCCGAGGCCGAGGAGCCCAAAAATATCTCGCGTTGGCGTTGGCGTAGGCGAGTcgagaaggaaggaaggagataCTAGATGGCTTTCGCAGTCGCCGcgaagaggagagaagaaggggGCCGGGGGCGAGACGAGAGGAAGAGGATGTGAGGTGAGGTGGGTGGACCCGGTGTAGTGGGCTGGTGTTGTGTGCGTGTCGCGCGGGTGATGGGGGCGGTTTATAGGCCGTGTCCACGGAGTTGCGATGCTGCGATGGGGATGGTTCGACGTGGACCTTTGGCTCTTAGCTAAATCGAGTGGGCCCCACTTTTAGCCTTTTCCTTTTTGACCCCTTCTACGGAAGTGATCGGACGGCGACGCCTCATGCACGCTACGGCAATCCGACGGCTAGCGCTCGGGACAGCTGGCGCGACCTCCTCCGTTGGTCGGGATCACATCTCCATCTCATCGGTCATCACCATTCACCAACGTGGTTTTCTTGGGACACCGGCGCGTGAGCGTGACGGCATCCATCATGTCCCTCGTCCTACCATTTTCcagaaaggaaaaataaaaaacaatcaGTATCGTCCGTGTAAATTGGTTTCGTGCACTCGTCATCTAATCTAAGAGGGGTGTAAAGtattagcgtgtcacatcggttATTATACAGGGTATCATATGGGGAGTTCAGACactaataaaactaattacaaaatccgtcagtaaatcgcgagacaaaattattaagcctaattaatctattattagcaaatgtttgttgtagcaccacattgttaaatcatggagcacTTAGGCTTAGAAGATTCATcttgtaaattagtcgcaacatgttcaattagttattttttagcttatatttaatactttatacaggTGTTCAGATGTTCAATGCGACaaagtgaaaaattttagggtgggatctaaacatggcctcATTTATTAACGCAGTTGTTTACACATAATGTTATAACCTTATTAACACGCTCATCAATAGTTGTAGCTAATGTGACGTGTCGTGATAGAGGAAAAGATAAAGACAGTACGTCATGTGAACGTACATCATATAACTAATGgtataatgatttttttttattatgaaaaACCATGGCTCAAAAGAAATATGTTATGCCTTTAAACTTTAAAGCTTTACCATTTCACAACCTCTCAACAAACTTAAGTTACATAGTAGTAACATGTAGTTAGAGAAGCTACCTACATCATGTTCGATAACAGACAATACAACGTGATAGTATTTGGTGGTAATGGATGCACCACTTTACAAAGGCTAACTACTCCTTACAAAATTCTTACAAAGTTTACGCTTTTATGTTATTTGTTGTATGTGATGACACAATTGAGCTACTACCTCTAGTAGAAGTTTGAATTACACGTAGTTATATTAGTTGCTACGACTACATAGCCACAACCAATATAAAGTATCAACGCTGCTAGAAGGCTGTGTTCAGATGAGATGGTTGTGGCTGCATAGCGCAACTGTTGTAGCACTTGCAGTAGATTTTGTGCTGCTAGTACTGTTGATATAGCCAGCAGCAGCCTAACAGTTGCAATATATAGCGCAAGCAAACACATACAAAGTtaatatttactccctccgtttcaagtcATAACACGTTTTGACATTGCTCAAAGTCAAACTggtttaagtttgactaaatttatagacaaatatagtaatgtttataatactaaattagtttcatcaaatcaaaaattaaatatattttcataataaatttgtcttgggttgaaaatgccattaatttttttttacaaacttggtcaaacttaaagctgTTTGACTTTGtccaaaatcaaaacgtcttataatctaaaacggagggagaaaTAGCTAAGGCACAATTTCATATGTCCATGATAGGTATTCCGTTACAATGAACTATGTAAGTATGTGAAAAATCTACTAGAGTAATAAATTCACATATAGATTACCAAATAAATTCTCTAACAAGAATAGGTGTTCGGAAGATGTGAACTCATGGACGAATTTTATCCAAAATAACCGCGGACATATTTTGTCTAAATTACTCCTGTGGAATAAAAGATTAATATATGTGATGCATTATGAAGATAGCATAATAAATTAAGATTTATTAGTTGAAAGGACTTGTTAAATGATCAAAAGATTCATCGGAATAACTAGTGGTAGTGGATTTGTTATccgatactccctccatactcgtaaaggaaatcgtttatgataatgtttaagtcaaacgttatgaatataaatcatgaataactctcaagttgttgagtttgaaaatataatagttatatgaatagatttgtttgaaaaatactttcataaaagtatacatatatcacttttcaataaatagtTTTATAGATATAAGAGGTCaagagaccgtgtcgctgtccaaaacaactttctttatgagtacggagggagtacgactttttttacgagtacggagggagtacataataaAGATGACAAGAGGCTGGAATTATGcatactagtagtactaattgTGATTATATATGGAGTATTTAATTAAGCATGAACTAAGAActcacttaattaattataatctCTAGTTAGTACAATTAATTAGCGagaagaagggaagggaagggaaaggAAAGGCAGCTGAAGCTAAAAGTCAAGAACAGCGCAGCAACCGCCTATGGCCATGGCCATGAGAGGAGATCCCAAGCAGCGGAGAGCTTCAGCTTCAGCtccccacggcggcgccgcccaccaCGTCGCCGACAAGCTCAGGAGGCACtccaccttcctcctcctcctcctcctcctctggttCGCCCTCTCCCTCTACCTCTTCCTCTCCGCCACCCCGCCGCCCCCACGCCCCGCCTTCCTCCCTTCCACTTCCACCCCCCGCCCCGCCCTCCGGATCTACGTCTACGACCTCCCCGCCCGCTTCAACCGCCACtgggtcgccgccgacgcgcgcTGCGCCACCCACCTCTTCGCCGCCGAGGTCGCGCTGCACGAGGCGCTGCTGGCCTACGCTGGCCGCGCCGCGCGTCCCGACGACGCCACCCTCTTCTTCGTCCCCGTCTACGTCTCCTGCAACTTCTCCACCGACAACGGCTTCCCCTCGCTCTCGCACGCCCGCGCCCTGCTCGCCGACGCGGTCGACCTCGTCCGGGCCCAGATGCCCTACTGGAACCGCTCCGCCGGCGCGGACCACGTGTTCGTCGCGTCGCACGACTTCGGCGCCTGCTTCCATCCCATGGTCAGCTTCGATCTCTTCTCCACTGGTTGCGTCTGCGTTAGGCGGACTACTTACTAGATGATGCATGATATTTCTTGAGCTTGTAAGATGCaagttgcttgcttgcttcttGTTGCTATCTATCTAAATGGCATAGGAGCTGTTCGTGATAATCCACTTTGAATTAGGGGTCAATGCCAAGTCCAACCTAGCTCTAGGGCAAGTAATCCAGTTCTTTGATCCCAAATTCAGGCCAATTGAAGATTCATAGGCATCGGCTCTTGCCCTAATTGAGCTTGGCCGAACATATTTCTCACCCCAAGCATCAAAATTCCTCTTTTGCTGTCAATGGAGCTTAGTTCGTTGGGATTGAATTCAACACAGAAGTTCACCATCCATTGCATTGCATGCCTAAGAATCAACTATGCAAAGTCTTCGTCTATGTTCTCACTTGTCGCAACTCACAATGcaacttagttgtttcagaattCACAGTTTTGCTGATCGCCTTCTGATTCAACGAAAACACCCCCACCAAATGAAATTTCAATCTATTTGATCAGGAGGACGTAGCTATTGCGGATGGCATACCGGAATTCCTCAAGAGGTCAATCCTGCTACAAACGTTCGGCGTACAGGGCACTCATGTGTGCCAGGAGGCGGATCATGTGGTAATCCCGCCTCATGTGCCTCCGGAGGTGGCCCTCGAGCTACCTGAGCCAGAGAAGGCACAAAGGGATATTTTTGCCTTCTTCCGGGGCAAGATGGAGGTCCACCCCAAGAACATTAGTGGGCGCTTCTACAGCAAGTAAGCATATACTGCAAACCCTCATTTCGGTTGCTTCATCTAGCAATTATCCCAAATGGGCTAGCAAGGAGATCGTTTTTTGTTTGTGTGTTCCTCAGGTTCTGTCTCACTTTAGTTGTGTCTTCT
Coding sequences:
- the LOC4331334 gene encoding probable glucuronosyltransferase Os03g0107900, with product MAMAMRGDPKQRRASASAPHGGAAHHVADKLRRHSTFLLLLLLLWFALSLYLFLSATPPPPRPAFLPSTSTPRPALRIYVYDLPARFNRHWVAADARCATHLFAAEVALHEALLAYAGRAARPDDATLFFVPVYVSCNFSTDNGFPSLSHARALLADAVDLVRAQMPYWNRSAGADHVFVASHDFGACFHPMEDVAIADGIPEFLKRSILLQTFGVQGTHVCQEADHVVIPPHVPPEVALELPEPEKAQRDIFAFFRGKMEVHPKNISGRFYSKKVRTELLQKYGRNRKFYLKRKRYGNYRSEMARSLFCLCPLGWAPWSPRLVESVLLGCIPVIIADDIRLPFPSVLQWLDISLQVAEKDVASLEMVLDHVVATNLTVIQKNLWDPVKRKALVFNRPMEEGDATWQVLRELEILLDRSQRRHVESWKR